From the Cyanobacteriota bacterium genome, one window contains:
- a CDS encoding SemiSWEET transporter gives MKSIELLGLIAGTLTTSAFLPQFLKTWRAKSAKDLSLTMLVTFNLGVLLWLIYGICINSLSVILANMVTLILTSMNTYLKLKYR, from the coding sequence ATGAAGTCAATCGAACTCCTAGGGTTGATAGCAGGAACCTTGACTACAAGTGCCTTCTTGCCACAGTTCCTCAAGACGTGGCGAGCAAAATCGGCTAAGGATCTTTCCCTCACTATGTTAGTCACCTTTAACCTAGGGGTTCTTCTGTGGTTAATCTATGGTATCTGCATCAATTCCCTATCAGTGATTCTGGCCAATATGGTTACACTGATTTTGACATCGATGAATACGTACTTAAAGCTGAAATATCGATAG